Proteins from a genomic interval of Procambarus clarkii isolate CNS0578487 chromosome 45, FALCON_Pclarkii_2.0, whole genome shotgun sequence:
- the LOC123769752 gene encoding uncharacterized protein, giving the protein MEEDSRICEPGPSQGFSTDRNRVPIPATQDIPPSRPIDEEGETEYGVRRSISCSQLAAWNSQLCEKNYVICPVNNCGLMFHGVPQIQNHYVNCTGRCNSAMLKCSRCHAVVAVDHLYHHMKAMHQLEPSRHPSSDSSSSEVARATGAIEGNRSSQKAGKPLLPSSAASSGATAVVSEDEDGRDFHRYSTLGTSKLCPPSKLHHVHEQLEVRWKQDIITTGCATCPVEGCISSFQLSMVFVLHFQQCCRGFKPQEL; this is encoded by the exons ATGGAAGAGGATAGTAGAATATGTGAGCCAGGCCCAAGCCAAGGGTTTTCCACTGACAGAAACAGGGTTCCTATCCCTGCTACACAAGATATTCCTCCATCCAGGCCGATAGATGAG GAAGGGGAGACTGAATATGGTGTTCGGCGAAGTATAAGCTGTTCTCAGTTGGCTGCGTGGAATTCCCAACTCTGTGAGAAAAACTATGTGATTTGTCCTGTAAATAATTGTGGCCTCATGTTTCATGGTGTTCCGCAGATTCAGAATCACTACGTCAACTGCACTGGG AGATGCAACAGTGCCATGCTGAAGTGCAGCAGATGCCATGCTGTAGTTGCAGTGGATCATTTGTATCATCATATGAAAGCCATGCATCAGTTAGAACCATCTCGGCACCCAAGCAGTGATTCAAGCAGTAGCGAGGTTGCTAGAGCGACAGGTGCGATAGAAGGAAATCGGTCTAGTCAGAAGGCCGGAAAACCTCTCTTACCTTCTTCAGCTGCATCTTCTGGAGCAACAGCAGTA GTATCTGAGGATGAAGATGGGAGAGATTTTCATCGATATTCTACTTTGGGGACATCAAAGCTGTGCCCACCCTCAAA GTTGCATCATGTTCATGAGCAGCTGGAGGTGCGGTGGAAACAGGACATCATTACAACTGGTTGTGCTACGTGCCCTGTGGAAGGTTGCATCTCAAGTTTCCAACTGTCGATGGTATTTGTCCTCCATTTTCAGCAGTGTTGTAGAGGTTTCAAACCACAAGAGTTGTAG
- the LOC138350471 gene encoding LOW QUALITY PROTEIN: uro-adherence factor A-like (The sequence of the model RefSeq protein was modified relative to this genomic sequence to represent the inferred CDS: inserted 4 bases in 3 codons; deleted 1 base in 1 codon): MQSPIQELTSVTSHSTSSTTSASTLQAASSATCLSPLAVHTSAVIPYQSSFTPYPESLTCQRTLPASYTVSSYLDTVEVCTNNQASSTCYSLPSPSGNVQALLQTTTCYQASLPSPLCVSSPVPIGKATLSLEPSHFSHSALTETPQKSPVSIQMLTSSSVETREHKQLGAISTEENVLVASKTPSSNLQDLSVPSMTSVCCHKLPTSCEAIPKPQQLQAVKQSSEIQHTVSQEPPINAQHLPVAHVHQQVMELPYEDSKTSCQASESLQQVMHLPQHGPQDAMQTTTCTANFNSSDVSVAMPDLVAPQILGEFDPSTGTFTSNNPVFLQSILTTSLNQSSRSSAAMNSSTNSTGHLTSYSPSVKHVSVQIQTEDFIEDADKKCTSDSLDNKEKISNNENTLSKTITHPAKIEEQQEEILHGEAGELLKTKNNCLDSIHHAPGTIFALDNINGSFFEESKTTVETPANIEDSFSVNDYSFHQEENPSEDMEEMYDSTMLEESSSDSEELQGESTNMLTNIIGLGTKKENFEGRMDIATEIISGEIDQDEILETKHIVDKPLNESRTARKNSQMSEVTNEIDHIDMNAKKEPVLGIVSDINVMDETAANEITMGSHSSSVTVNSIPDGVAKVCSLHELAQMAQVPARKASATKSKSVVVEKKSCGPSTRNKIIKQEINVIEAQEIDVTKNKTGVNTDISNSSVFKCPDVGCPNDTSLIDKSGYQIDSEDNNLEDNDIKITEIQSVTNEEVNTTGSGVVLDDANPNITSELETQGMKSVLFDRSENIHPLNSIITERIKLGHDEHNFDSEEIIHNFEVVSELPVEHSSNRYEEDVTSGTFSGVDHGDSNIVYLLSDSQEFEVPKITSRPRGRPRGRPRGRPRGRARGRGRGRGRGRGRRKSEVDDTSVHTSILHDTAALSGINCNERESNPCESDNVNVSVAYEMAERVPQITSFQENPLNDQDNNKILPVSIDAADFLLSPEGVSNESLENSEEPFQNLEEKNRNQSIKNSNTDESVDMLEKVEPVSRGGRKLKLKEWWTGVVTDATSPRAKTSVGHRFSPQTSVRVARSRDTLIKAGNAKKKGSLDFIDTGEEESKTACQPDDRLQTDMSVLGSKDATFNNFSDISTCEPDTADVSMQMTLEHNNANVFKSLILGESRETEGIEDKGALPTACKKRRGRKKNFFFKSLKQNKEKKCSNSSLKMDGEVKCGKCGFLCNSLQKFRSHAQSNHNGLARPDGESQDFTEDEAKNIYFTTIKEGKTLKCTKCLNEYRSPVGYMKHILHCGVSQEDLNIPCKICNKKFRYYSLDLHVKNKHTDKIKEPKKTTSSTAPGLRPRRKAASNCNVRLQVXQKPGEGGSCVSDTEYDYQKELNLSQXYLKLNGTIPEDCNKRWKADLAREGKATCPNEGCTFTFKTIYMGHKHFQNCPFLSSSKTFSCKICXLVSVLECDIINHITSDHADEFSRSFEGSDVETSDDEYDSPRRVHRNGSKVTVGQLKPFLLSLHWTLEFLNATVSEKLFSEFSVLRGNWTILHEQVAAKYLPSIHCSPKFKIHTVTDNTDNSVQDWQELNQFEGSKQGKGYAIFCGGPVVASAWCPQPSLVSLASDTQYLAVSSLPSPENTYHIIKSAVHEGLIQIWEFSCPKENGEQTAKFLFGIAHDFGNVWSLIWCPSGSFELSDDASVDKDTVSRLGLLAAACSDGTVRIFAIPHFSNTDMSKSRIYKALPKATLSPGKLYRDGAQCLKVDWCRGKGHAFIAGALSTGVVCIWDVSCSSPLVKVIDIQNNFTFYPVNSFLAHNGVCSVVAFCPTTDGRNLLSGGNDRTYKFWDLEDTEMPLSVTRKGLVLDAVWLPHWAGCFVSFDDVYGLANTNTCFRENGFFGIQSRNVLSTNAPVWSLTGSDWLNAVAQGDSAGEVMITVQQQLFKNYENDKFPSKRKFPVLSVHIQNISQASPISFRYSHDSKQLVTPENLEAKASKKTKKLKVGQDEKDSVEEDGLCPASYTEWPRTYHETLKSYGLVFVDQETENISQIPDGEMAKRKRSDTMEPGPIACYPMMAVTSVAWNNNIGACTWMFIGTQSGLCRLVNVKALNTDEGRDFISDTWGRGGR; encoded by the exons ATGCAATCACCAATACAAGAACTAACATCAGTGACTTCTCATTCAACATCTTCAACTACTTCAGCATCAACATTGCAAGCTGCCTCATCAGCAACCTGCCTTTCACCCCTTGCAGTCCATACTTCAGCAGTCATACCATACCAGTCATCATTTACACCTTACCCTGAATCATTAACATGTCAACGCACATTACCAGCATCTTATACAGTGTCGTCATATCTTGACACAGTAGAAGTTTGCACTAACAACCAGGCATCATCCACATGTTATTCATTGCCATCTCCCTCTGGCAACGTACAGGCATTGCTCCAAACTACTACATGTTATCAGGCATCCTTGCCATCTCCTCTTTGTGTATCTTCACCTGTACCCATTGGTAAAGCCACGTTATCTCTTGAGCCATCTCATTTTTCACATTCTGCATTGACTGAAACTCCTCAGAAGTCTCCTGTGTCTATTCAGATGTTAACATCATCTTCAGTAGAAACTCGTGAACATAAACAACTGGGTGCAATAAGTACTGAGGAGAATGTTTTAGTGGCTAGTAAGACACCATCATCAAACCTTCAAGATTTATCAGTGCCTAGCATGACATCAGTATGTTGTCATAAGCTCCCTACAAGCTGTGAAGCTATACCGAAACCCCAACAGTTACAGGCAGTTAAGCAGTCATCAGAGATACAACACACTGTATCACAAGAACCACCAATTAATGCACAGCATTTGCCAGTTGCACATGTACATCAACAGGTAATGGAGCTTCCATATGAAGACTCTAAGACAAGTTGTCAGGCTTCTGAATCACTACAGCAAGTGATGCATTTACCTCAGCATGGACCTCAAGATGCTATGCAAACAACAACGTGTACTGCAAATTTCAACTCAAGTGATGTCAGTGTAGCCATGCCAGACCTTGTTGCTCCACAGATTTTGGGTGAATTTGACCCATCAACTGGGACATTCACCAGTAATAATCCAGTTTTCTTGCAATCCATTCTTACTACTAGTCTCAACCAGTCTTCCAGGTCTTCAGCTGCTATGAATTCGTCTACGAATTCAACTGGTCATTTGACATCCTATTCACCCTCTGTTAAGCACGTCAGTGTGCAAATACAAACTGAAGATTTTATAGAGGATGCTGACAAAAAATGTACATCTGATTCTCTAGACAATAAGGAGAAGATCTCTAACAATGAGAATACATTATCTAAAACTATTACTCATCCAGCAAAAATTGAAGAACAACAGGAAGAAATTTTACACGGTGAAGCAGGTGAGTTGTTAAAGACTAAAAACAATTGTCTAGATAGCATTCATCATGCTCCTGGCACAATCTTTGCTTTGGACAACATCAATGGTTCATTCTTTGAAGAATCTAAAACTACAGTGGAAACACCTGCTAATATTGAAGATTCATTTTCTGTAAATGATTATTCTTTTCACCAGGAAGAAAATCCTTCTGAAGATATGGAAGAGATGTATGATTCAACAATGTTGGAGGAAAGCTCTAGCGATTCAGAGGAACTGCAGGGAGAATCTACCAACATGTTAACAAACATTATTGGTCTTGGAACCAAGAAGGAAAACTTTGAAGGAAGAATGGATATTGCTACTGAAATAATAAGTGGAGAAATAGATCAAGATGAAATACTCGAAACAAAGCATATAGTCGATAAGCCTCTGAATGAAAGTAGAACTGCCCGAAAAAACTCTCAGATGAGTGAGGTCACTAATGAAATAGATCATATTGACATGAATGCAAAGAAAGAACCAGTCTTGGGAATTGTTTCAGACATTAATGTAATGGATGAAACAGCAGCTAATGAAATTACCATGGGATCACACTCTAGCAGTGTCACTGTCAATAGTATCCCGGACGGTGTAGCCAAGGTTTGCAGTTTACATGAGCTTGCTCAGATGGCACAAGTACCTGCAAGGAAGGCATCTGCTACAAAAAGTAAATCTGTGGTGGTAGAGAAGAAGTCATGTGGCCCAAGCACAAGAAATAAGATAATAAAACAAGAAATCAATGTTATTGAAGCACAAGAAATAGATGTGACAAAAAATAAAACAGGGGTGAATACAGATATAAGTAATTCATCTGTGTTTAAATGCCCAGATGTAGGCTGTCCTAATGATACCAGTTTAATTGACAAATCAGGATAtcaaattgattcagaagataatAATTTGGAGGATAATGACATTAAAATAACAGAAATCCAGTCTGTAACTAACGAGGAAGTGAATACAACTGGTTCTGGTGTGGTCCTTGATGATGCAAATCCAAATATAACTTCAGAATTGGAGACACAAGGAATGAAGTCAGTACTGTTTGATAGGTCTGAAAACATACACCCATTAAATTCGATTATAACAGAAAGAATCAAATTGGGGCATGATGAACATAACTTTGATTCAGAGGAAATTATTCATAATTTTGAGGTGGTCTCAGAGCTACCAGTTGAACATAGTAGCAACAGATACGAGGAGGATGTTACAAGTGGAACATTTTCTGGAGTTGACCATGGAGATAGTAACATTGTTTATTTACTGTCAGACTCGCAAGAGTTTGAGGTACCTAAAATTACCTCAAGACCTAGAGGGAGACCTAGAGGGAGACCTAGAGGGAGACCTAGAGGAAGAGCAAGAGGCAGAGGAAGAGGcagaggaaggggaaggggaagaagaAAATCAGAAGTTGATGACACATCTGTTCATACTTCAATTCTCCATGACACAGCTGCTCTCTCGGGAATAAACTGTAATGAGAGAGAAAGTAACCCATGTGAAAGTGATAATGTAAATGTGAGTGTTGCATATGAAATGGCTGAAAGGGTTCCCCAGATAACTTCTTTTCAAGAAAATCCTTTGAATGATCAAGAcaataataaaatattaccagTCTCCATAGATGCTGCTGATTTCCTGTTGTCTCCAGAAGGTGTTAGTAATGAAAGTTTGGAAAATTCAGAAGAACCTTTTCAGAATCTTGAGGAGAAAAACAGGAATCAATCTATTAAAAATAGTAATACTGATGAATCAGTGGACATGCTAGAAAAAGTTGAACCTGTTTCACGTGGTGGCCGAAAACTGAAACTTAAAGAATGGTGGACTGGTGTCGTGACTGATGCCACATCGCCACGCGCTAAAACCAGTGTTGGACACAGATTTTCACCACAAACATCTGTAAGGGTTGCAAGATCCAGAGACACTTTAATAAAGGCTGGTAATGCAAAGAAAAAGGGGTCATTGGATTTCATTGATACTGGAGAGGAAGAATCTAAAACAGCATGTCAGCCGGATGACAGACTTCAGACCGACATGAGTGTATTGGGTAGCAAGGATGCTACATTTAATAATTTCTCAGACATTTCCACATGTGAACCTGATACTGCAGATGTTTCTATGCAAATGACATTGGAACATAATAATGCTAATGTTTTCAAGTCATTGATTCTGGGCGAGTCTCGGGAAACAGAGGGAATAGAAGATAAAGGTGCATTGCCCACCGCTTGTAAAAAAAGACGTGGCAGAAAAAAGAATTTCTTTTTTAAATCTCTAAAACAGAATAAGGAGAAAAAATGTTCTAATTCATCACTTAAAATGGATGGCGAGGTAAAATGTGGTAAATGTGGTTTTCTCTGTAATTCTCTGCAGAAATTCCGCTCACATGCTCAGAGCAATCACAATGGGTTAGCAAGGCCTGATGGAGAGAGTCAGGATTTTACTGAAGATGAagctaaaaatatatatttcactACAATAAAAGAAGGTAAAACTCTTAAGTGTACAAAGTGCTTAAATGAATATCGATCTCCTGTAGGTTACATGAAACACATATTACATTGTGGGGTAAGCCAAGAGGATCTCAATATTCCTTGTAAAATATGTAATAAGAAATTTCGATATTACAGTTTGGACTTGCACGTGAAAAATAAACACACTGATAAAATAAAAGAGCCCAAAAAGACTACAAGTTCTACAGCTCCAGGGTTAAGACCAAGACGCAAAGCAGCTTCAAATTGCAATGTTAGGTTGCAAGT GCAAAAACCTGGTGAGGGTGGAAGTTGTGTGTCGGATACTGAATATGATTATCAAAAAGAGCTCAACCTTTCAC TTTATTTAAAGCTAAATGGAACTATTCCTGAGGACTGCAATAAAAGATGGAAAGCTGACCTTGCTCGTGAAGGAAAAGCAACTTGTCCTAATGAAGGATGCACCTTTACATTCAAAACAATTTATATGGGACACAAACACTTCCAGAATTGTCCTTTCTTGAGTTCTAGTAAAACATTCAGTTGTAAAATTT AGCTTGTTTCAGTATTGGAATGCGATATTATAAACCATATAACTTCAGATCATGCTGATGAATTTTCAAGATCATTTGAAGGAAGTGATGTTGAAACATCGGATGATGAATATGATAGCCCACGAAGGGTACACAGAAATGGCTCGAAAGTAACAGTAGGACAACTAAAGCCATTTCTACTTTCACTACATTGGACATTGGAATTTTTGAATGCAACTGTTTCAGAAAAGCTCTTTTCTGAGTTTTCTGTATTAAGGGGGAATTGGACCATACTCCATGAGCAGGTAGCTGCAAAATatttaccatcaattcattgtagCCCGAAATTTAAGATTCACACGGTGACTGACAATACAGATAATTCTGTACAAGACTGGCAAGAATTAAATCAGTTCGAGGGAAGCAAACAGGGAAAGGGGTATGCCATATTTTGTGGTGGA CCTGTTGTAGCATCTGCATGGTGCCCGCAGCCTTCATTAGTCTCTCTCGCTTCGGATACGCAGTACTTGGCTGTGTCCTCACTCCCCTCACCAGAAAATACATATCACATTATAAAATCAGCTGTTCATGAAGGACTGATACAGATTTGGGAATTCTCGTGTCCCAAAGAAAATGGAGAGCAAACTGCCAAGTTTTTGTTTGGTATTGCACATGACTTTGGAAATGTGTGGTCACTCATATGGTGTCCATCGGGTTCTTTTGAAttaagtgatgatgcatctgtagATAAAGATACCGTATCAAGATTAGGTCTCTTGGCTGCAGCTTGTTCTGATGGAACTGTACGTATATTTGCAATTCCACATTTTAGCAACACTGACATGTCAAAGTCAAGGATATACAAGGCATTACCAAAAGCAACGTTAAGCCCAGGCAAACTGTATAGAGATGGAGCCCAGTGTCTTAAAGTTGATTGGTGTCGTGGGAAAGGACACGCTTTCATTGCTGGAGCTCTTTCAACTGGTGTTGTGTGCATTTGGGATGTGAGTTGTTCATCTCCTTTGGTGAAAGTAATAGATATTCAAAATAATTTTACGTTTTATCCTGTGAATTCTTTTCTGGCACACAATGGTGTCTGCTCTGTAGTTGCATTTTGTCCCACTACAGATGGCCGAAATCTGTTAAGTGGCGGTAATGACCGAACATACAAGTTCTGGGATTTAGAGGACACTGAAATGCCTCTCAGTGTTACACGTAAAGGACTGGTATTAGATGCAGTGTGGCTACCTCATTGGGCTGGTTGCTTTGTTTCATTTGATGATGTTTATGGTCTTGCAAACACAAACACTTGTTTTCGTGAAAATGGTTTCTTTGGTATTCAGTCTCGTAATGTTCTTTCGACCAATGCACCAGTGTGGTCTCTAACTGGCTCTGATTGGCTAAATGCAGTAGCTCAGGGAGATTCTGCTGGTGAAGTTATGATCACAGTTCAACAGCAGCTTTTTAAAAACTATGAAAATGATAAATTTCCATCAAAGCGAAAGTTTCCTGTTTTGTCTGTGCATATACAAAATATTTCGCAAGCTTCCCCAATCTCTTTTCGTTATAGTCATGATTCAAAACAGTTGGTCACCCCTGAAAATTTGGAGGCCAAAGCCTCTAAGAAAACCAAAAAGCTTAAGGTAGGGCAAGATGAGAAAGACTCGGTAGAAGAGGATGGTCTTTGTCCAGCATCTTACACAGAATGGCCAAGAACGTATCATGAAACATTGAAAAGTTATGGTCTTGTGTTTGTTGATCAAGAGACTGAAAATATTTCTCAAATCCCTGATGGTGAAATGGCAAAGCGGAAGCGATCAGATACCATGGAACCAGGTCCAATTGCTTGCTATCCTATGATGGCAGTCACTTCTGTTGCTTGGAATAATAATATTGGTGCTTGCACCTGGATGTTCATAGGTACTCAATCAGGACTTTGTAGACTAGTAAATGTAAAGGCCTTGAACACTGATGAAGGAAGAGATTTCATTAGTGatacatgggggagggggggaagatga